The following DNA comes from Vigna radiata var. radiata cultivar VC1973A chromosome 4, Vradiata_ver6, whole genome shotgun sequence.
CTGGAGTTGTCACAGCTTATTACGTCAATACTTTTAACTTTGATCCTACTTAATTAAGAGATAATCCAAGAGTCTTTCAAAAGTTATCTAGAGAGTCATTAGTATCAACATCAACCCACATGAATGATATCTGTAtgaaatgtaaattatataGAATTGTGTTGCAAAATTCTTAATGTGTTTGATTTATTGCAGTTAAGTTCAGAAGGAAGTAAGCATGACGAGTTGGATTTTGAATTCTTGGGTAACAGAGAAGGGAAGCCTTATAGATTACAAACCAATGTATTTGTAGATGGCCAAGGGAATAGAGAGCAAAGAATTCGTCTTTGGTTTGATCCTACTGCAGATTTTCACAATTATAGAATTCTTTGGAACCAACATCAAATTGTGTAAGATGCATTACATCCATGATAAAAATAGGACTAGTTTTTCAGAAGAAGTTCTTACAGTATCTGAAATGAATTGGCAGATTTTACGTTGATAACGTGCCCATTAGGGTATTCAAGAACAAGACTAATATTGGGGTGGGATACCCATCAAAGGCAATGAAGATACAAGCAACTTTGTGGGATGCAGAAAGCTGGGCAACAAATGGAGGCAAAACCAAAACTGATTGGCTTTATGCACCATTCAAAGCAAATTTCCAAGGTTTTCATGTCAGTGCCTGTCAAGTTTTAACCTCAAATGCCACAAATTGTTCTTCTGATAACTTCTGGTGGAATAGACACAAGTTTTGGCAGTTGGATCCTGTAAGACAAACTCAATATCAACGTATCAAACATAAGTATACCACCTATGATTATTGTACTGATAGGAAACGATACCCTCAGATTCCCTTGGAGTGCCTCTAATTAACTCATCTATATGCTTCAAAAGATTCAATCATCTACTGCTTTTGGATTTGAAATGGTATATCTTTTCAGTGAATTTATCTACAGCTCAGAAATCCTTGGGAATCTTATGAGTCCATACAACTTAGTCTATGACGAGTTATTTTCTGACTTGTTCATTTGTCTGAGATTAGTAAAAAAACCATGTATACAACATTGTTTTAAGCATATGAATTACTTTAATCTATGAATAATCTCTTAAACCAGGTGAACCTGGCATAAGCATCTCAACAATGGTCCAAAACCTTAAGCAATCACTGAGAGGAGTAACAAGCAGTTCATCTttagataaactaaattaaaaacgaGGGAtggataattaatatttatgggATTAACAGCAGTACTATAACTCATATAATTGTGAAAGAAGATCTAAATTTGTAGCATTATCCTACTAAAGTCTTGCATTTGATCCTCAGGTAAATCAAGGCATATGTTAATGCCTCCTTGATCTTGTGGCCCTGGCAATAGCATGACCAAACCAGGTTTAACTTCTAGTGGAGTAGCACACTTGAGTCTACCCCATGCAAAAAGTTGTTCCTCTAACCCCAATCTCCACCATGCCACCAAGGAGAAACTATCTTCCATACAAGGTGCTCCTTTGTTCACTTCTAACCAATCTATCCCTGACTTAATGTACTCATCATTCAACCTTTCAAGCCCTTCTTGCACCTTCCTTATGTGACATGCATCTTCTAGCTCCTTCAGCTCCCTCACAGTTGCTCTTGCAAAACCAGGGACCAATGCATTTCCTGCAAACCCATCTGGGAGTTCAGGAACAACCCTTTTCCTCACATCCACTGGAAACAGCATTGTGGACACTTTTTCCTCCGACATCCTTGTTGCAATGCTTCTTGCCTTCCATATTTTGGCAGCAACAACCTGAAAAGTGGTTGTGTTCTTTAAGGTTTTGTCCTCCTCCAGGGCTTTCTTTTTTAAGCTAGCAATGCTTTGTGGTGACAAATGAAGCACATGAATCAGGTTTTCTGGCAGGGATTGCATGACATTTGTACCACTTTTTCCTCGGAGAGTAAACAAGTTGTGTGTCACAGTAGATTTTGAGTACTCAAAATGTGGATGGCTTACAATTGGAGGATTTCTTGCTCTCAGCAGTGTTCTATCAGCATTAGGTACTGTGATGAGATCCTCACCACGTGTTAATGCCCCTAAGTTTACCTCAAAATCTCTTATTGCAAAACCGTCCAAAGTGCAGTGATTGTAGTGAGAAGCAAGTGC
Coding sequences within:
- the LOC106758574 gene encoding xyloglucan endotransglucosylase/hydrolase protein 2 isoform X1 gives rise to the protein MGSQFFIFLLLVHVLVQGKMDTETSFDENYEVIWGDDHVVFLNQRKEIQLTMDNSSGSGFGSKMAYGSGFFNMKIKVPNRNSAGVVTAYYLSSEGSKHDELDFEFLGNREGKPYRLQTNVFVDGQGNREQRIRLWFDPTADFHNYRILWNQHQIVFYVDNVPIRVFKNKTNIGVGYPSKAMKIQATLWDAESWATNGGKTKTDWLYAPFKANFQGFHVSACQVLTSNATNCSSDNFWWNRHKFWQLDPVRQTQYQRIKHKYTTYDYCTDRKRYPQIPLECL
- the LOC106758574 gene encoding xyloglucan endotransglucosylase/hydrolase protein 2 isoform X2 — its product is MGSQFFIFLLLVHVLVQGKMDTETSFDENYEVIWGDDHVVFLNQRKEIQLTMDNSSGSGFGSKMAYGSGFFNMKIKLSSEGSKHDELDFEFLGNREGKPYRLQTNVFVDGQGNREQRIRLWFDPTADFHNYRILWNQHQIVFYVDNVPIRVFKNKTNIGVGYPSKAMKIQATLWDAESWATNGGKTKTDWLYAPFKANFQGFHVSACQVLTSNATNCSSDNFWWNRHKFWQLDPVRQTQYQRIKHKYTTYDYCTDRKRYPQIPLECL
- the LOC106758319 gene encoding omega-hydroxypalmitate O-feruloyl transferase, encoding MGKIELVEKIVVVPEQPTPRKRMFLSNIDLSLVVYQDSASFFDPPTTQMSFSEICNKLYSALGKMLVQYDFMAGRLVPSLEETHRFEIDCNGAGIVIAAARTDRKLSEFGVISAPNPELRELVVFLHEGCDQETDLKEKPLASLQLTQFGCGSLALASHYNHCTLDGFAIRDFEVNLGALTRGEDLITVPNADRTLLRARNPPIVSHPHFEYSKSTVTHNLFTLRGKSGTNVMQSLPENLIHVLHLSPQSIASLKKKALEEDKTLKNTTTFQVVAAKIWKARSIATRMSEEKVSTMLFPVDVRKRVVPELPDGFAGNALVPGFARATVRELKELEDACHIRKVQEGLERLNDEYIKSGIDWLEVNKGAPCMEDSFSLVAWWRLGLEEQLFAWGRLKCATPLEVKPGLVMLLPGPQDQGGINICLDLPEDQMQDFSRIMLQI